The Megalops cyprinoides isolate fMegCyp1 chromosome 12, fMegCyp1.pri, whole genome shotgun sequence genome contains a region encoding:
- the nkx2.4a gene encoding NK2 homeobox 4a gives MSLSPKHTTPFSVTDILSPIEETYKKFSGMDGTANLTSPLGAYRQPQVSQPGMQQHSMGHNATVATTYHMPHSVSQFSHSAMGGYCNGSIGNMGDLPSYQETMRNSAAATGWYGANPDPRYSTISRFMGPSTGMNMTGMGTLTGMADATKSMPPLHAAPRRKRRVLFSQAQVYELERRFKQQKYLSAPEREHLASMIHLTPTQVKIWFQNHRYKMKRQAKDKAAQQLQQEGNLCPQQQSPRRVAVPVLVKDGKPCQNGSNTPTPGQQQVQQQQQNGAGGVMPASSNTINQHQNQQVNPLVQAQDLEEMSPSPPSLHSQISNLAQIDTSAVDYTNNMVSSNLLYGRTW, from the exons ATGTCGTTGAGCCCAAAGCACACAACGCCTTTCTCAGTGACAGATATTTTGAGTCCAATCGAGGAGACCTACAAGAAGTTTAGTGGCATGGACGGCACCGCGAACCTCACCTCTCCGCTGGGAGCCTACCGACAACCTCAGGTTTCTCAGCCTGGCATGCAGCAACACTCCATGGGTCACAACGCCACGGTGGCGACCACCTACCACATGCCACACAGCGTCTCCCAGTTCTCGCACAGTGCCATGGGAGGATATTGTAACGGAAGCATTGGAAACATGGGGGACCTTCCATCGTACCAAGAAACCATGAGAAACAGCGCAGCGGCTACAGGGTGGTACGGCGCAAACCCCGACCCAAGATATTCAACAA tttCTAGATTCATGGGACCTTCCACAGGTATGAATATGACCGGAATGGGAACCCTGACCGGAATGGCGGACGCCACCAAATCCATGCCACCTTTGCACGCGGCGCCCAGGAGAAAACGACgagttttgttttctcaagcTCAGGTGTACGAGCTGGAACGGAGATTTAAGCAACAGAAATATCTCTCGGCGCCCGAGAGGGAACACCTGGCGAGCATGATTCACCTGACCCCGACCCAAGTCAAGATATGGTTCCAGAACCACAGGTACAAGATGAAACGGCAGGCCAAGGACAAAGCcgctcagcagctgcagcaggagggcAACCTATGTCCGCAGCAGCAGTCTCCCAGGCGCGTGGCCGTTCCCGTTCTCGTCAAGGACGGTAAACCGTGTCAAAACGGCTCTAACACGCCGACACCGGGTCAACAGCAGgttcagcaacagcaacaaaacgGCGCAGGGGGAGTGATGCCCGCTTCCAGCAATACCATCAATCAACATCAGAACCAGCAAGTGAACCCATTGGTCCAGGCCCAAGACCTGGAGGAGATGTCACCCAGTCCTCCGTCTCTCCACAGCCAGATAAGCAACTTGGCTCAGATAGACACTTCCGCTGTAGATTATACCAACAATATGGTCAGTTCGAACCTGCTTTATGGCAGAACGTGGTAG